The following are from one region of the Luteimonas sp. MC1572 genome:
- a CDS encoding toll/interleukin-1 receptor domain-containing protein, producing MVLDAIAWLDNPGAAQIAQFAGIDPRTAGKLLKNASQIGLADVVSSGYALVLPYPYKGTKDQKEAVVREALVRLPLLTAVRQFLRLGDRADVALRKAATVTGISPFVPSDLNPLLEWAHKLDALHPNLLAEDLVDAATEIKELRHQQDKDRRIAFLSHSSVDKPFIRQLAADLTANGVDVWLDEQRIRVGDSIPERLAQGLAGSDYFLIAMSRHAASSAWVQKELNNALVTEVQKRKVHILPLRLDDTPMPPIIGDKKYADFSQSYKAGLHELLTALRADV from the coding sequence GTGGTCCTAGACGCCATTGCGTGGCTCGACAATCCTGGTGCAGCACAAATCGCTCAGTTCGCCGGAATCGATCCACGTACCGCAGGGAAATTGTTGAAGAATGCATCTCAGATTGGGCTAGCTGACGTAGTGAGCTCTGGTTACGCACTAGTACTCCCGTATCCCTATAAGGGAACGAAAGATCAAAAGGAAGCAGTGGTCAGGGAAGCTCTGGTACGGCTGCCACTTCTTACCGCCGTTCGTCAATTTCTGCGCCTCGGAGATAGGGCGGACGTGGCTCTGCGAAAGGCTGCCACCGTAACGGGAATCTCTCCATTTGTTCCATCTGATCTGAATCCGCTACTGGAATGGGCACACAAACTGGACGCGTTGCACCCCAATCTTTTGGCTGAGGATCTAGTTGATGCGGCGACCGAGATTAAGGAACTACGACATCAGCAGGATAAGGATCGCCGGATTGCGTTTCTTTCACACAGCTCTGTGGACAAGCCCTTCATCCGGCAGCTCGCAGCAGACCTCACCGCCAACGGTGTAGATGTGTGGCTCGATGAGCAGAGAATCCGTGTGGGCGATTCAATCCCTGAGAGACTAGCTCAGGGATTGGCTGGGTCGGACTACTTCCTAATCGCCATGAGCCGACACGCAGCGAGCTCCGCTTGGGTGCAGAAAGAGTTGAACAACGCCTTAGTCACGGAAGTACAAAAGCGTAAGGTCCACATTCTCCCTCTGCGCTTAGACGATACGCCCATGCCACCGATCATCGGCGACAAGAAGTACGCTGACTTCTCGCAGTCGTATAAGGCCGGACTGCATGAATTGCTCACCGCTTTGAGGGCTGACGTATGA
- a CDS encoding phosphotyrosine protein phosphatase — MTHNVLFVCGKNRLRSPTAEQVFADWPGVETASAGTGHDADCRVSAELIAWAATVLVMESAHRAKIAAKFQLQLRGKRVVVLGIPGQYEYMAPEVVRLLQQKVPRYLPARRGAA, encoded by the coding sequence TTGACGCACAACGTGCTCTTTGTCTGTGGCAAGAACCGTCTTCGTAGTCCTACCGCAGAGCAGGTGTTCGCGGACTGGCCGGGCGTCGAGACGGCTTCGGCCGGGACAGGGCACGACGCGGACTGCCGGGTCTCGGCTGAGCTCATCGCCTGGGCAGCTACGGTGCTCGTCATGGAGTCAGCGCACCGGGCCAAGATCGCGGCCAAGTTCCAGCTGCAACTACGCGGCAAGCGCGTAGTGGTCCTCGGCATTCCGGGCCAATACGAGTACATGGCACCGGAGGTTGTCCGGCTGCTCCAGCAAAAGGTTCCGCGCTACTTGCCGGCTCGCAGGGGCGCAGCTTAG
- a CDS encoding endonuclease/exonuclease/phosphatase family protein, protein MLSANIQAGSSTRRYSDYATRSWSHVLPAGNKRGMLDTIAKLAGRHDIVGLQEADPGSWRSGFTNQTHYLAERGGFDYWTHQPNRRMGQFASSANGLLSKFEPTSISDYPLPGRITGRGVLLARFGEGDEGLTIAVAHLSLGAQSRASQLSFIAELLADSPYAVLMGDFNCTVDRPEMAALFRQTRLQPPACMVHTFPSWKPQRAIDHILVSDKLACRDLQAFPAAFSDHLALSVDLEVPDVALRR, encoded by the coding sequence CTGCTGAGCGCCAACATCCAGGCGGGCTCCAGCACCCGCCGCTACAGCGATTACGCGACCCGCAGCTGGTCGCACGTGCTGCCGGCCGGCAACAAGCGCGGCATGCTCGACACCATCGCCAAGCTCGCGGGCCGCCACGACATCGTGGGCCTGCAGGAAGCCGACCCCGGCAGCTGGCGCTCCGGCTTCACCAACCAGACCCACTACCTCGCCGAACGCGGCGGCTTCGACTACTGGACGCACCAGCCCAACCGCCGCATGGGGCAGTTCGCCTCGAGCGCCAACGGCCTGCTCAGCAAGTTCGAACCGACCTCCATCAGCGACTACCCCCTGCCGGGCCGCATCACCGGCCGCGGCGTGCTGCTGGCGCGCTTCGGCGAAGGCGACGAAGGCCTGACCATCGCCGTTGCCCACCTCTCGCTTGGCGCGCAATCACGCGCCTCGCAGCTGTCGTTCATTGCCGAACTGCTGGCCGACTCGCCGTATGCGGTGCTGATGGGCGACTTCAACTGCACCGTCGACCGCCCGGAAATGGCGGCCCTGTTCCGGCAGACCCGCCTGCAGCCACCGGCATGCATGGTGCACACCTTCCCCAGCTGGAAACCGCAGCGGGCGATCGACCACATTCTTGTGAGCGACAAGCTTGCGTGCCGTGACTTGCAGGCATTCCCGGCGGCGTTTTCGGACCACCTGGCGTTGTCGGTGGATCTGGAAGTGCCGGATGTGGCGCTGCGGCGGTAG
- a CDS encoding thiol:disulfide interchange protein DsbA/DsbL, with protein sequence MNKLLFAPLLLTVLLAACSRDEAPAADTGAAPVATEAATPAAIPDEPALDPSAPATEAAGDAAAPAPADAPVAADPAADAAVAAAAQAAQQGPGPVAGTDYIEIPGGQPFAPLAGKIEVVEVFAYSCGHCAAFDPLITAWKNKLPGDVRFNYLPAVFYDQDNFPKAFFAAEAIGALDKVHAKTFNAMHIERSLRPNASSDDIVKFMAKQGVDAAQLKGTMDSFAVNAKVGRAKQFAVRSGIDSTPTVVVNGKYRVRGRSLDDVLRITDQLIARERATMQAGGSQ encoded by the coding sequence ATGAACAAGCTGCTCTTCGCCCCCCTGCTGCTGACCGTGCTGCTGGCTGCCTGCAGCCGCGACGAAGCCCCGGCCGCCGACACCGGCGCCGCCCCCGTCGCCACCGAAGCCGCCACGCCGGCCGCGATCCCGGACGAGCCCGCGCTCGACCCGTCCGCCCCGGCCACTGAAGCTGCCGGCGACGCCGCCGCCCCCGCACCCGCGGACGCGCCCGTCGCCGCCGATCCCGCGGCCGATGCAGCCGTCGCCGCCGCGGCGCAGGCCGCGCAGCAGGGCCCCGGCCCCGTGGCCGGCACCGACTACATCGAGATCCCCGGCGGCCAGCCGTTCGCACCGCTCGCGGGCAAGATCGAAGTGGTCGAAGTGTTCGCCTACTCCTGTGGCCACTGCGCCGCATTCGACCCGCTGATCACCGCGTGGAAGAACAAGCTGCCGGGTGACGTGCGCTTCAACTACCTGCCGGCCGTGTTCTACGACCAGGACAACTTCCCGAAGGCGTTCTTCGCCGCCGAGGCCATCGGCGCGCTGGACAAGGTGCACGCCAAGACCTTCAACGCCATGCACATCGAGCGCAGCCTGCGCCCGAACGCCAGCAGCGACGACATCGTCAAGTTCATGGCCAAGCAGGGCGTCGACGCCGCGCAGCTCAAGGGCACGATGGACAGCTTCGCGGTGAACGCCAAGGTAGGCCGCGCCAAGCAGTTCGCCGTGCGCAGCGGCATCGACTCCACGCCCACCGTGGTCGTAAACGGCAAGTACCGCGTGCGCGGGCGCTCGCTGGACGACGTGCTGCGCATCACCGACCAGCTGATCGCGCGCGAGCGCGCCACCATGCAGGCCGGTGGCAGCCAGTAA
- a CDS encoding thiol:disulfide interchange protein DsbA/DsbL, which yields MTLRLLLLTLLFALCAAAPAFAQDSDGLVEGRDYVVIAGGAPLQATKGKIEVVEVFAYWCHVCNDFQPLVDAWTKKLPRDVAFRYLPAAFSPTDRLARAYFAAESMGKLARTHNATFRAIHDEQSLPARNASVAEIGTLYASLGVDADRLAAAMQSEATDARMRAAREFIVGAGVEGTPSMIVNGKYRVIGRSLADILRHTDLLVARERAAAKAR from the coding sequence ATGACCCTGCGCCTCCTGCTCCTCACCCTGCTGTTCGCGCTGTGCGCGGCCGCTCCCGCGTTCGCCCAGGACAGCGACGGCCTGGTCGAAGGCCGCGACTACGTGGTCATTGCCGGCGGAGCGCCCCTGCAGGCGACCAAGGGCAAGATCGAAGTGGTCGAGGTGTTCGCCTACTGGTGCCACGTCTGCAACGACTTCCAGCCGCTGGTCGATGCCTGGACGAAGAAGCTCCCGCGCGACGTCGCCTTCCGCTACCTGCCGGCGGCGTTCAGCCCCACCGATCGCCTGGCGCGCGCGTACTTCGCCGCCGAATCGATGGGCAAGCTGGCACGCACCCACAACGCCACCTTCCGCGCCATCCATGACGAGCAGAGCCTGCCGGCGCGCAACGCCAGCGTGGCCGAGATCGGCACGCTGTACGCCAGCCTCGGCGTGGATGCCGACCGCCTGGCCGCGGCCATGCAGTCCGAAGCCACCGATGCGCGTATGCGCGCCGCGCGCGAGTTCATCGTCGGCGCCGGCGTGGAGGGCACGCCTTCCATGATCGTCAACGGCAAGTACCGCGTGATCGGCCGCAGCCTGGCCGACATCCTCCGCCACACCGACCTGCTGGTTGCGCGCGAGCGCGCCGCCGCCAAGGCACGTTGA